One region of Neisseria mucosa genomic DNA includes:
- a CDS encoding DUF459 domain-containing protein, with amino-acid sequence MKRFISLFASLLVCAFGAAWFSQDSINAYWQQTYHQASPLEPLSEYEWWRTGAKLQQDAYAFSDDLKARLAGQPVIAEPEPQIAENDGSSEQNAQLNASEPHEKNRPADGRQPQTAQNGGQPEAHRLPITPPANIVLGQGDKVFFAGDSMMQGVAPFVERSLKKQYGIQSVNLSKQSTGLSYPKFFDWPNTIEQTLKQQTDIRLLVVFLGPNDPWDFPKGKKYLKFASPEWSEEYLSRVNRILAAAEQHHVQVIWMGIPYMKQAKLNKQMRYLDKLLADEISPKALWIPTDKLLSNGSDTYADSVNINGKIIRYRSKDGIHFSAEGQKLLADKIMEKIVFQTTPEMNGEERTEQLSAR; translated from the coding sequence ATGAAACGTTTTATTTCCCTGTTTGCCTCCCTTTTGGTTTGCGCCTTTGGCGCGGCGTGGTTCAGTCAAGATTCCATCAATGCCTATTGGCAGCAAACCTATCATCAGGCTTCGCCGCTGGAGCCTTTGTCCGAATACGAATGGTGGCGCACGGGCGCGAAGCTGCAACAAGACGCATACGCCTTTTCAGACGACCTCAAAGCACGTTTGGCAGGACAGCCTGTGATTGCCGAACCGGAACCTCAAATTGCTGAAAACGACGGGTCGTCTGAACAAAATGCGCAGCTTAATGCGTCCGAACCGCACGAAAAAAACCGTCCCGCCGACGGACGTCAACCACAAACGGCACAAAACGGCGGACAACCCGAAGCACATCGTCTCCCCATTACCCCACCTGCCAATATCGTTCTCGGACAAGGCGACAAAGTCTTTTTTGCCGGCGACTCGATGATGCAGGGCGTTGCACCTTTTGTTGAAAGAAGCCTGAAAAAACAATACGGCATCCAGTCGGTGAACCTAAGCAAACAAAGCACCGGATTGTCCTATCCCAAGTTTTTCGACTGGCCGAACACCATTGAGCAAACGCTGAAACAACAAACCGACATCCGCCTTCTGGTCGTTTTCCTCGGCCCCAACGACCCGTGGGACTTCCCGAAAGGCAAAAAATACCTGAAATTCGCCTCGCCCGAATGGTCGGAAGAATACCTCAGCCGCGTCAACCGCATCCTGGCCGCCGCCGAACAACACCATGTGCAAGTCATTTGGATGGGCATCCCTTATATGAAACAGGCAAAACTTAACAAGCAAATGCGATATCTCGACAAACTTTTAGCAGACGAGATCAGTCCAAAAGCCCTGTGGATACCGACCGACAAACTCCTCAGCAACGGCTCGGACACCTACGCCGACTCCGTCAACATCAATGGAAAAATCATCCGCTACCGCAGCAAAGACGGCATCCACTTCTCTGCTGAAGGACAAAAACTGCTCGCGGATAAAATCATGGAAAAAATCGTTTTTCAGACGACCCCTGAAATGAACGGCGAAGAACGCACGGAACAATTATCCGCACGTTAA
- a CDS encoding MBOAT family protein gives MPLLSIEFAVFFIAFLPLYWAFFRMPSVQNVLLLLAGMGWLYHLNPIFAAIIACYSSCVHLLGLLMSSEKENVRKFWLGFGVAAALAVLCFFKYFDFFRPFIRQYTGQSEIVDILMPLGLSYYTFQSLAYLVYCCRHPMGDRFAWHELLLHLSFFPTITSGPIIRAAAFKSIDGEQAGALEQIRTAEPRALVRPALAVCLILLGIAKKWWLAGALGDGWVSPVFENPAQFDGWGVLSGVYGYTFQLFFDFSGYSDLVIGMAMLLGFRLPKNFAAPLRAFNIRDFWNRWHISLSTWIRDYIYIPLGGSKHGFVLTQFNLLLAMVLSGVWHGYGWNFLLWGALHGVALILLNCGDKIFGRDGSRRLKILRPLAWFVTFHFVCFTFVVFNTGSLADTQMVFDALFANEAGWAAPKQADVLLLAAFGLMILLYPYLLRLFDGAVAALEKMPMWLWFIPLTLVLVLIIVLAPSGIPGFIYADF, from the coding sequence ATGCCGTTGCTGTCGATTGAATTCGCGGTATTTTTTATTGCTTTTCTACCTCTTTATTGGGCATTTTTCCGTATGCCGTCAGTGCAGAATGTTTTGCTTCTGCTGGCGGGGATGGGCTGGCTGTATCACTTGAATCCCATCTTTGCCGCCATAATTGCCTGCTATTCGTCCTGCGTGCATTTGCTCGGCCTGTTGATGTCGTCTGAAAAGGAAAACGTACGGAAATTCTGGCTGGGCTTCGGCGTAGCGGCTGCTTTGGCAGTATTGTGTTTCTTCAAATATTTCGACTTTTTCCGCCCGTTTATCCGCCAATACACGGGGCAGAGCGAGATTGTCGATATCTTGATGCCTTTGGGGCTGTCTTATTACACATTTCAATCTTTGGCTTATTTGGTGTACTGCTGCCGTCATCCGATGGGCGACCGCTTTGCGTGGCATGAATTGCTGCTGCATTTGAGCTTTTTCCCAACGATTACTTCCGGGCCGATTATCCGTGCCGCGGCGTTTAAAAGCATAGATGGCGAACAGGCGGGGGCTTTGGAACAGATTCGGACGGCAGAACCGCGCGCATTGGTGCGCCCCGCGCTGGCGGTGTGCTTGATTTTGCTGGGCATTGCTAAAAAATGGTGGCTGGCGGGTGCGCTGGGAGACGGCTGGGTATCGCCCGTTTTCGAGAATCCCGCCCAATTTGACGGCTGGGGCGTGTTGTCGGGGGTGTACGGCTATACTTTCCAGCTTTTCTTCGATTTTTCAGGCTATTCGGATTTGGTAATCGGGATGGCGATGCTGCTCGGTTTCCGCCTGCCGAAAAACTTTGCGGCACCGCTGCGCGCGTTCAATATCCGCGACTTCTGGAACCGTTGGCACATCAGCCTTTCCACTTGGATACGCGACTATATTTATATTCCCTTGGGCGGCAGCAAACACGGCTTCGTCCTGACGCAGTTCAACTTGCTGCTGGCGATGGTGTTGTCGGGCGTTTGGCACGGCTACGGCTGGAATTTCCTGCTGTGGGGCGCGCTGCACGGCGTGGCATTAATTTTGCTCAACTGCGGCGACAAAATATTCGGGCGGGACGGTTCACGTCGTCTGAAAATCTTGCGTCCGCTTGCCTGGTTCGTCACTTTCCATTTCGTCTGCTTCACTTTCGTCGTGTTCAACACCGGCAGCCTCGCCGATACGCAGATGGTATTTGATGCCTTATTCGCCAACGAAGCAGGTTGGGCTGCACCGAAACAGGCGGATGTCCTGCTGCTTGCCGCGTTTGGCCTGATGATTTTGCTCTACCCGTATTTGCTTCGCCTGTTTGACGGCGCAGTGGCGGCATTGGAAAAAATGCCGATGTGGCTGTGGTTTATACCGCTGACGCTGGTGTTGGTGTTGATTATCGTATTGGCGCCGTCGGGCATCCCGGGCTTTATTTACGCCGATTTTTAA